One genomic segment of Hevea brasiliensis isolate MT/VB/25A 57/8 chromosome 3, ASM3005281v1, whole genome shotgun sequence includes these proteins:
- the LOC110662520 gene encoding putative lysine-specific demethylase JMJ16 isoform X5: protein MPHKFLPDLPLPSHVNLLMGMELIRFCVKEENDDVPSVPPGFESYAAFTLKRVQDVEKQENQGVITCSASVSSSELQSVKMEMDTDPCADTKIRRSLRRRAWINYGKLDNNSSEDESDLVKLDQNLSLRPHLPKGVIRGCAQCRNCQKVTAIWHPECARRPDLEYAPVFYPTEEEFEDTMKYIASIRPKAEPYGICRIVPPPSWKPPCPLKEKSIWEGSTFATRVQRVDKLQNRASMKKMSKLYNHTRKKRRRCMRMAVHCGADIGNVSGYNDAGVCEAECFGFGPGPEFTLYTFQKYADDFTAQYFRKNDMNKGGNMAVLHDKWEPTVENIEGEYWRIVEKATEEIEVLYGADLETGFFGSGFPKLFSQVGSDANERYAKSGWNLNNFPRLSGSVLSYESGDISGVLVPWLYIGMCFSSFCWHVEDHHLYSLNYMHWGAPKIWYGVPGKDAIKLEEVMRKHLPDLFEEQPDLLHKLVTQLSPSVLKSEGVPVYRCVQNSGEFVLTFPRAYHSGFNCGFNCAEAVNVAPVDWLPHGQIAIELYREQARKTSISHDKLLLGAAREAVRAHWELNLLKKNTTDNLRWKDVCGKDGILAKALKERVEIERVRREFLCKSSQVLKMESNFDATNERECSVCLFDLHLSAAGCPCSPDKYACLNHAKQMCSCDWGTKYFLFRYDISELNILVEALEGKLSAVYRWARLDLGLALTSYVSKDNLQDCKFSYLPDRRALKEARSKASIDLLRDVDGKGTTREITLTSMKIFGETYSVEKKTPSEEGTETSSMSCSSFQATENQNHYSKSNEESVLSSINLRTAVCQLSREDMSYAGDLASSERGMKKPSTLGHDNISLRSDEEGDEPKESVVERATEISLAKHSEFSKRSSSSDDDPCNDNKDSILIAPVTDAAVISKNDVSSSPDPDGQRNNCIFDLVKVKDDQIQHSKIVLASNAADSSCHAGCTSAGCGKNVQQSSNMRETSKDQNMAIARCPQPQHCGIANPNDEDKMGANATSNPVDNSRTMAGSPSCSQNNLDRYFRQRGPRIAKVVRRINCNAEPLAFGVIHPGKLWCNSQAIFPKGFRSRVRYISVLDPTNICYYVSEILDAGRDRPLFMVSLEHCPTEVFVHLSAARCWEMVRERVNQEITKQHKLGRMNLPPLQPPGSLDGFEMFGFSSPAIVQALLP, encoded by the exons ATGCCCCATAAATTTCTTCCGGATTTGCCCTTACCCTCTCATGTGAATT TATTGATGGGAATGGAACTCATAAGATTTTGCGTTAAGGAAGAGAATGATGACGTTCCATCAGTTCCTCCTGGTTTTGAGTCGTATGCTGCTTTCACTTTAAAGAGGGTCCAAGACGTTGAAAAACAAGAAAATCAAGGTGTAATTACCTGTTCAGCCTCTGTAAGCTCTTCTGAATTACAGTCAGTCAAGATGGAAATGGATACCGACCCTTGTGCTGACACAAAAATTAGAAGGTCTCTCCGGCGTAGAGCCTGGATAAACTATGGAAAATTGGACAATAATAGTTCGGAGGATGAATCTGATTTGGTAAAGCTTGATCAA AATCTCAGTTTAAGGCCTCATCTTCCCAAGGGGGTTATTCGTGGGTGTGCACAATGCAGAAATTGCCAAAAG GTCACTGCAATATGGCATCCTGAATGTGCTCGCAGGCCTGACCTTGAGTATGCTCCTGTGTTCTACCCTACTGAAGAG GAGTTTGAGGATACTATGAAATACATAGCTAGCATACGGCCAAAAGCTGAACCATATGGAATATGTCGCATTGTTCCTCCTCCTTCTTGGAAACCTCCCTGTCCTCTGAAGGAAAAATCTATTTGGGAGGGTTCTACTTTTGCTACTCGTGTCCAGAGGGTTGACAAACTGCAGAATCGAGCTTCAATGAAAAAAATGTCAAAGCTATATAACCACACCAGAAAGAAAAGGAGAAGATGCATGAGAATGGCAGTACATTGTGGGGCAGATATCGGAAATGTCTCAGGGTATAATGATGCTGGTGTTTGTGAGGCTGAGTGTTTTGGGTTTGGACCTGGTCCAGAGTTTACTCTGTACACATTTCAGAAATATGCGGATGATTTCACTGCCCAGTATTTCAGGAAGAATGATATGAATAAGGGAGGTAACATGGCAGTACTTCATGATAAATGGGAGCCAACTGTGGAGAATATTGAAGGAGAATATTGGCGGATTGTAGAGAAAGCGACTGAAGAGATAGAG GTGCTTTATGGGGCTGATCTGGAAACTGGGTTTTTTGGCAGTGGGTTTCCAAAATTGTTCAGTCAAGTTGGTTCTGATGCAAATGAACGTTATGCAAAATCTGGTTGGAACTTGAATAACTTTCCGAGGCTTTCTGGATCTGTCCTTTCCTATGAAAGTGGTGATATATCTGGTGTTTTAGTGCCGTGGTTGTATATAGGAATGTGCTTTTCCTCCTTCTGTTGG CATGTCGAAGATCATCACTTATATTCACTGAATTACATGCATTGGGGTGCTCCAAAAATATGGTATGGGGTCCCAGGGAAGGATGCCATTAAATTGGAAGAGGTTATGAGAAAGCATTTACCTGATCTTTTTGAAGAACAACCTGACTTACTGCATAAGCTG GTGACACAGCTTTCTCCTTCTGTACTAAAATCTGAAGGCGTACCAGTCTATCGGTGTGTACAAAATTCTGGAGAGTTTGTTTTAACGTTTCCTCGAGCATATCATTCAGGGTTTAATTGTGGCTTCAATTGTGCGGAGGCAGTAAATGTAGCCCCTGTTGACTGGTTGCCCCATGGACAGATTGCTATAGAGCTTTATCGTGAGCAGGCGCGAAAGACTTCCATCTCCCATGATAAACTGTTGCTTGGAGCGGCAAGGGAAGCAGTGAGAGCTCATTGGGAACTTAATTTACTGAAAAAGAATACAACAGATAACTTAAGATGGAAAGATGTATGTGGAAAGGATGGAATATTAGCAAAAGCACTCAAG GAACGTGTGGAGATAGAGCGTGTGAGGAGAGAATTTCTTTGCAAATCTTCACAGGTGCTGAAGATGGAGAGCAATTTTGATGCCACAAATGAAAGGGAATGTAGTGTCTGCCTTTTTGATTTGCACCTATCTGCAGCAGGATGTCCTTGTTCTCCAGATAAGTATGCATGCTTGAATCATGCAAAGCAGATGTGTTCATGTGATTGGGGTACCAAATATTTCCTATTTCGCTATGACATCAGTGAATTAAACATCCTTGTTGAGGCATTGGAAGGAAAATTGAGTGCAGTTTACAGATGGGCAAGATTAGATCTTGGACTGGCCCTGACATCTTATGTCTCCAAAGACAATTTGCAAGATTGTAAATTTTCTTATTTGCCAGATAGAAGAGCACTTAAGGAGGCGAGATCAAAAGCATCAATTGATCTTCTTAGAGATGTGGACGGTAAAGGAACCACCAGGGAAATCACATTGACTTCAATGAAGATCTTTGGTGAGACTTATTCGGTAGAAAAAAAGACACCTTCTGAGGAAGGCACAGAGACATCATCTATGTCCTGTAGTTCTTTTCAAGCAACTGAGAATCAAAATCACTATTCAAAGTCAAATGAAGAATCCGTCCTTTCTTCTATCAATTTAAGGACAGCAGTATGCCAGCTATCTCGAGAAGACATGTCCTATGCTGGAGACCTCGCTTCATCAGAACGTGGAATGAAAAAACCTTCAACTTTGGGCCATGATAATATTAGTCTTCGTAGTGATGAGGAAGGTGACGAACCAAAGGAATCAGTTGTAGAAAGAGCAACAGAAATTTCTCTTGCAAAGCACTCAGAATTTTCTAAGAGGTCATCTAGTTCTGATGACGACCCCTGCAATGACAATAAAGATTCAATCTTAATTGCGCCTGTGACTGATGCTGCAGTGATTAGTAAAAATGATGTTAGCTCTTCCCCTGATCCTGATGGACAAAGGAATAATTGTATATTCGATCTTGTAAAAGTGAAGGATGACCAGATTCAACATAGTAAAATAGTTCTTGCATCTAACGCAGCAGACAGCTCTTGCCATGCAGGCTGTACTAGTGCAGGATGTGGTAAGAATGTTCAACAGTCTTCAAACATGAGAGAGACCAGTAAGGATCAAAATATGGCAATTGCTAGGTGTCCACAGCCACAGCATTGTGGCATTGCAAAtcctaatgatgaggataagatgGGAGCAAATGCCACATCAAATCCAGTGGATAACTCAAGAACTATGGCAGGTAGCCCATCTTGCTCACAAAATAATTTGGACCGATATTTCCGCCAGAGGGGTCCCCGAATTGCCAAGGTAGTGCGAAGGATTAACTGTAATGCTGAGCCTCTGGCATTCGGAGTTATACATCCTGGAAAATTGTGGTGTAACAGCCAGGCGATTTTTCCCAAAG GATTTAGGAGCAGGGTTAGATATATAAGTGTTTTAGATCCAACAAATATATGTTACTATGTTTCAGAAATTCTGGATGCAGGGCGAGATAGACCTCTGTTCATG GTTTCCTTGGAGCATTGTCCAACTGAGGTATTCGTTCACCTTTCCGCAGCCAGATGCTGGGaaatggtgagagagagagtaAATCAAGAGATTACAAAGCAACATAAATTGGGAAGAATGAACTTACCTCCTTTGCAACCTCCTGGAAGTCTTGATGGCTTTGAAATGTTTGGGTTTTCTTCACCAGCAATTGTTCAG GCACTGCTTCCATAG
- the LOC110662520 gene encoding putative lysine-specific demethylase JMJ16 isoform X1 produces the protein MPHKFLPDLPLPSHVNLLMGMELIRFCVKEENDDVPSVPPGFESYAAFTLKRVQDVEKQENQGVITCSASVSSSELQSVKMEMDTDPCADTKIRRSLRRRAWINYGKLDNNSSEDESDLVKLDQNLSLRPHLPKGVIRGCAQCRNCQKVTAIWHPECARRPDLEYAPVFYPTEEEFEDTMKYIASIRPKAEPYGICRIVPPPSWKPPCPLKEKSIWEGSTFATRVQRVDKLQNRASMKKMSKLYNHTRKKRRRCMRMAVHCGADIGNVSGYNDAGVCEAECFGFGPGPEFTLYTFQKYADDFTAQYFRKNDMNKGGNMAVLHDKWEPTVENIEGEYWRIVEKATEEIEVLYGADLETGFFGSGFPKLFSQVGSDANERYAKSGWNLNNFPRLSGSVLSYESGDISGVLVPWLYIGMCFSSFCWHVEDHHLYSLNYMHWGAPKIWYGVPGKDAIKLEEVMRKHLPDLFEEQPDLLHKLVTQLSPSVLKSEGVPVYRCVQNSGEFVLTFPRAYHSGFNCGFNCAEAVNVAPVDWLPHGQIAIELYREQARKTSISHDKLLLGAAREAVRAHWELNLLKKNTTDNLRWKDVCGKDGILAKALKERVEIERVRREFLCKSSQVLKMESNFDATNERECSVCLFDLHLSAAGCPCSPDKYACLNHAKQMCSCDWGTKYFLFRYDISELNILVEALEGKLSAVYRWARLDLGLALTSYVSKDNLQDCKFSYLPDRRALKEARSKASIDLLRDVDGKGTTREITLTSMKIFGETYSVEKKTPSEEGTETSSMSCSSFQATENQNHYSKSNEESVLSSINLRTAVCQLSREDMSYAGDLASSERGMKKPSTLGHDNISLRSDEEGDEPKESVVERATEISLAKHSEFSKRSSSSDDDPCNDNKDSILIAPVTDAAVISKNDVSSSPDPDGQRNNCIFDLVKVKDDQIQHSKIVLASNAADSSCHAGCTSAGCGKNVQQSSNMRETSKDQNMAIARCPQPQHCGIANPNDEDKMGANATSNPVDNSRTMAGSPSCSQNNLDRYFRQRGPRIAKVVRRINCNAEPLAFGVIHPGKLWCNSQAIFPKGFRSRVRYISVLDPTNICYYVSEILDAGRDRPLFMVSLEHCPTEVFVHLSAARCWEMVRERVNQEITKQHKLGRMNLPPLQPPGSLDGFEMFGFSSPAIVQAIEALDRNRVCLGYWDSRPYSRPQGQIPQPSQPEESGGYIQGASEEHNNEGTPGSNLLPEGVDTILQGLFKRAIPEELCSLSRILNNTKPTVDRGLITLLNEEIHSRSK, from the exons ATGCCCCATAAATTTCTTCCGGATTTGCCCTTACCCTCTCATGTGAATT TATTGATGGGAATGGAACTCATAAGATTTTGCGTTAAGGAAGAGAATGATGACGTTCCATCAGTTCCTCCTGGTTTTGAGTCGTATGCTGCTTTCACTTTAAAGAGGGTCCAAGACGTTGAAAAACAAGAAAATCAAGGTGTAATTACCTGTTCAGCCTCTGTAAGCTCTTCTGAATTACAGTCAGTCAAGATGGAAATGGATACCGACCCTTGTGCTGACACAAAAATTAGAAGGTCTCTCCGGCGTAGAGCCTGGATAAACTATGGAAAATTGGACAATAATAGTTCGGAGGATGAATCTGATTTGGTAAAGCTTGATCAA AATCTCAGTTTAAGGCCTCATCTTCCCAAGGGGGTTATTCGTGGGTGTGCACAATGCAGAAATTGCCAAAAG GTCACTGCAATATGGCATCCTGAATGTGCTCGCAGGCCTGACCTTGAGTATGCTCCTGTGTTCTACCCTACTGAAGAG GAGTTTGAGGATACTATGAAATACATAGCTAGCATACGGCCAAAAGCTGAACCATATGGAATATGTCGCATTGTTCCTCCTCCTTCTTGGAAACCTCCCTGTCCTCTGAAGGAAAAATCTATTTGGGAGGGTTCTACTTTTGCTACTCGTGTCCAGAGGGTTGACAAACTGCAGAATCGAGCTTCAATGAAAAAAATGTCAAAGCTATATAACCACACCAGAAAGAAAAGGAGAAGATGCATGAGAATGGCAGTACATTGTGGGGCAGATATCGGAAATGTCTCAGGGTATAATGATGCTGGTGTTTGTGAGGCTGAGTGTTTTGGGTTTGGACCTGGTCCAGAGTTTACTCTGTACACATTTCAGAAATATGCGGATGATTTCACTGCCCAGTATTTCAGGAAGAATGATATGAATAAGGGAGGTAACATGGCAGTACTTCATGATAAATGGGAGCCAACTGTGGAGAATATTGAAGGAGAATATTGGCGGATTGTAGAGAAAGCGACTGAAGAGATAGAG GTGCTTTATGGGGCTGATCTGGAAACTGGGTTTTTTGGCAGTGGGTTTCCAAAATTGTTCAGTCAAGTTGGTTCTGATGCAAATGAACGTTATGCAAAATCTGGTTGGAACTTGAATAACTTTCCGAGGCTTTCTGGATCTGTCCTTTCCTATGAAAGTGGTGATATATCTGGTGTTTTAGTGCCGTGGTTGTATATAGGAATGTGCTTTTCCTCCTTCTGTTGG CATGTCGAAGATCATCACTTATATTCACTGAATTACATGCATTGGGGTGCTCCAAAAATATGGTATGGGGTCCCAGGGAAGGATGCCATTAAATTGGAAGAGGTTATGAGAAAGCATTTACCTGATCTTTTTGAAGAACAACCTGACTTACTGCATAAGCTG GTGACACAGCTTTCTCCTTCTGTACTAAAATCTGAAGGCGTACCAGTCTATCGGTGTGTACAAAATTCTGGAGAGTTTGTTTTAACGTTTCCTCGAGCATATCATTCAGGGTTTAATTGTGGCTTCAATTGTGCGGAGGCAGTAAATGTAGCCCCTGTTGACTGGTTGCCCCATGGACAGATTGCTATAGAGCTTTATCGTGAGCAGGCGCGAAAGACTTCCATCTCCCATGATAAACTGTTGCTTGGAGCGGCAAGGGAAGCAGTGAGAGCTCATTGGGAACTTAATTTACTGAAAAAGAATACAACAGATAACTTAAGATGGAAAGATGTATGTGGAAAGGATGGAATATTAGCAAAAGCACTCAAG GAACGTGTGGAGATAGAGCGTGTGAGGAGAGAATTTCTTTGCAAATCTTCACAGGTGCTGAAGATGGAGAGCAATTTTGATGCCACAAATGAAAGGGAATGTAGTGTCTGCCTTTTTGATTTGCACCTATCTGCAGCAGGATGTCCTTGTTCTCCAGATAAGTATGCATGCTTGAATCATGCAAAGCAGATGTGTTCATGTGATTGGGGTACCAAATATTTCCTATTTCGCTATGACATCAGTGAATTAAACATCCTTGTTGAGGCATTGGAAGGAAAATTGAGTGCAGTTTACAGATGGGCAAGATTAGATCTTGGACTGGCCCTGACATCTTATGTCTCCAAAGACAATTTGCAAGATTGTAAATTTTCTTATTTGCCAGATAGAAGAGCACTTAAGGAGGCGAGATCAAAAGCATCAATTGATCTTCTTAGAGATGTGGACGGTAAAGGAACCACCAGGGAAATCACATTGACTTCAATGAAGATCTTTGGTGAGACTTATTCGGTAGAAAAAAAGACACCTTCTGAGGAAGGCACAGAGACATCATCTATGTCCTGTAGTTCTTTTCAAGCAACTGAGAATCAAAATCACTATTCAAAGTCAAATGAAGAATCCGTCCTTTCTTCTATCAATTTAAGGACAGCAGTATGCCAGCTATCTCGAGAAGACATGTCCTATGCTGGAGACCTCGCTTCATCAGAACGTGGAATGAAAAAACCTTCAACTTTGGGCCATGATAATATTAGTCTTCGTAGTGATGAGGAAGGTGACGAACCAAAGGAATCAGTTGTAGAAAGAGCAACAGAAATTTCTCTTGCAAAGCACTCAGAATTTTCTAAGAGGTCATCTAGTTCTGATGACGACCCCTGCAATGACAATAAAGATTCAATCTTAATTGCGCCTGTGACTGATGCTGCAGTGATTAGTAAAAATGATGTTAGCTCTTCCCCTGATCCTGATGGACAAAGGAATAATTGTATATTCGATCTTGTAAAAGTGAAGGATGACCAGATTCAACATAGTAAAATAGTTCTTGCATCTAACGCAGCAGACAGCTCTTGCCATGCAGGCTGTACTAGTGCAGGATGTGGTAAGAATGTTCAACAGTCTTCAAACATGAGAGAGACCAGTAAGGATCAAAATATGGCAATTGCTAGGTGTCCACAGCCACAGCATTGTGGCATTGCAAAtcctaatgatgaggataagatgGGAGCAAATGCCACATCAAATCCAGTGGATAACTCAAGAACTATGGCAGGTAGCCCATCTTGCTCACAAAATAATTTGGACCGATATTTCCGCCAGAGGGGTCCCCGAATTGCCAAGGTAGTGCGAAGGATTAACTGTAATGCTGAGCCTCTGGCATTCGGAGTTATACATCCTGGAAAATTGTGGTGTAACAGCCAGGCGATTTTTCCCAAAG GATTTAGGAGCAGGGTTAGATATATAAGTGTTTTAGATCCAACAAATATATGTTACTATGTTTCAGAAATTCTGGATGCAGGGCGAGATAGACCTCTGTTCATG GTTTCCTTGGAGCATTGTCCAACTGAGGTATTCGTTCACCTTTCCGCAGCCAGATGCTGGGaaatggtgagagagagagtaAATCAAGAGATTACAAAGCAACATAAATTGGGAAGAATGAACTTACCTCCTTTGCAACCTCCTGGAAGTCTTGATGGCTTTGAAATGTTTGGGTTTTCTTCACCAGCAATTGTTCAG GCCATAGAGGCATTGGATCGAAATCGAGTTTGCTTAGGTTATTGGGACTCCAGGCCCTACTCACGGCCTCAGGGTCAGATTCCACAACCTTCTCAACCCGAAGAAAGTGGAGGCTATATCCAGGGAGCATCTGAGGAACATAATAATGAAGGAACTCCAGGGAGTAATCTCCTACCTGAGGGAGTTGATACGATACTCCAAGGCTTATTCAAGAGGGCAATCCCAGAAGAATTATGCTCACTGAGTCGAATTCTTAACAACACTAAGCCAACAGTTGATCGAGGCTTAATAACCCTTCTTAATGAAGAGATTCACAGTCGCTCTAAATAA